The proteins below come from a single Planktothrix tepida PCC 9214 genomic window:
- a CDS encoding methyltransferase domain-containing protein translates to MKLKKIAEAETEAFDDSEDSLYRSFWDEEGSLHLGYFDNLEDSQPEEFIKACQRWNLYMLEQSKIDASSKVLDIGCGNGNTAIWLAQQTGCEVVGIDLSGVRVNNAKEKAKNYPHLNISFEKASATSLPYDDNSFTHVWSQATIYHIPQKEKALEEIHRVLQEGGTFIFDDLLTPIPEISSSGWQYVYERLLFEPTFSFESYADFLSQLGLLVGEKVDLSDHLKKSYELLSQLALEKYPDLSIAYQKMCEAIDKRELGWGFYLCTKVSDRLTWIYETNNRETLRNKYNAWARIYDQELDKSYRVSPINSAQTLAQFLPHKNAIILDAGAGTGMVGEALAELGYTQIVGVDISEEMLEIARKKQVYRDLFLGNLEDESLKQFDKESFDAIISVGVFTFGHAHPQALNNLSSLLKSGGYFLLTVRADYYNTNESLKQVLEDLSWRLITRQEFNAFEIEPMYAFLWQKLNS, encoded by the coding sequence ATGAAATTAAAAAAAATCGCAGAAGCAGAAACCGAAGCCTTTGATGATAGTGAAGATAGTCTATATCGAAGTTTTTGGGATGAAGAAGGCAGTCTCCATTTGGGGTATTTTGACAACTTAGAAGACTCTCAGCCTGAAGAGTTTATTAAGGCTTGTCAACGATGGAATCTCTATATGCTCGAACAGAGCAAAATTGATGCCTCTTCCAAGGTGTTAGATATTGGTTGTGGTAATGGTAACACCGCGATTTGGCTGGCTCAACAAACGGGGTGTGAAGTTGTTGGCATCGATCTAAGCGGTGTGCGGGTTAATAATGCTAAAGAGAAAGCTAAAAATTATCCTCACCTAAATATTTCCTTTGAAAAAGCATCTGCCACTAGCTTACCTTATGACGATAATTCCTTTACCCATGTTTGGAGTCAAGCCACAATTTATCACATCCCACAAAAGGAGAAAGCATTAGAAGAAATTCATCGAGTTCTGCAAGAAGGAGGTACATTTATCTTCGATGACTTACTTACGCCTATTCCAGAAATTAGCTCATCGGGTTGGCAATATGTTTACGAAAGATTACTTTTTGAACCCACTTTTAGCTTTGAGAGTTATGCAGATTTCCTCAGTCAGTTAGGCTTATTGGTTGGGGAAAAAGTAGACTTGAGCGACCACCTAAAAAAAAGCTATGAGTTGCTCTCTCAACTGGCTTTAGAAAAATATCCAGATTTAAGCATAGCATATCAAAAAATGTGCGAGGCTATTGATAAAAGGGAATTAGGATGGGGATTTTATCTTTGTACAAAAGTTAGCGATCGCTTAACTTGGATTTACGAAACAAACAATCGAGAAACCTTACGGAATAAATACAATGCCTGGGCGAGAATCTATGATCAAGAATTAGATAAATCCTATCGGGTTTCTCCGATTAATTCAGCCCAAACTTTAGCCCAATTCTTGCCCCATAAAAATGCAATCATCCTCGATGCCGGTGCAGGTACAGGAATGGTTGGAGAAGCACTTGCCGAACTTGGATATACCCAAATTGTAGGAGTTGATATTTCCGAGGAAATGCTAGAAATTGCTCGAAAAAAACAAGTTTATCGGGATTTATTCCTGGGAAACTTAGAAGACGAATCCCTAAAACAATTTGACAAGGAATCATTTGATGCTATTATTTCTGTAGGCGTTTTTACCTTTGGTCATGCTCATCCCCAAGCTTTAAACAATCTATCTTCTTTGTTAAAGTCTGGAGGCTATTTTCTCCTAACGGTGCGAGCAGACTACTACAACACTAATGAATCTTTAAAACAGGTGCTAGAGGATTTGTCATGGCGTTTAATCACTCGCCAAGAATTTAATGCCTTTGAAATAGAACCCATGTATGCTTTTCTGTGGCAAAAACTTAACTCTTGA